From one Paeniglutamicibacter psychrophenolicus genomic stretch:
- a CDS encoding gamma-glutamyl-gamma-aminobutyrate hydrolase family protein translates to MSAEAPGDMMLGMEEIIPEGFDLLPPDAPLVAVVVSLTFPGMSGESYEIMRDFTRSAFDQLFENGARAVLIDSSAANPQSAMAAEAADAVLFLGGGDVDGSLYGLRGSIPKAYGVDRRADEFCIDMIHRTLGQDQPLLAICRGSQLFNVALGGTLVPDIVPSTLHQGQPGQPMFLNESVSLAAGSKIRSILGRERVTVRSGHHQAVDQVAPGLVVSAVADDGIIEGTEHPGYSWAVAVQWHPEDRDGSDADRRAIFGALVEQAVLRRRQLARQA, encoded by the coding sequence ATGAGCGCGGAGGCCCCCGGAGACATGATGCTGGGCATGGAAGAGATCATCCCGGAAGGTTTTGATTTGCTTCCCCCCGATGCGCCATTGGTGGCGGTTGTGGTCTCGCTGACCTTCCCCGGCATGAGCGGAGAAAGCTACGAGATCATGCGTGACTTCACACGCAGTGCCTTCGACCAACTCTTCGAGAACGGTGCGCGGGCCGTCTTGATCGACAGCTCGGCGGCCAACCCGCAGTCCGCCATGGCTGCGGAGGCTGCCGATGCCGTTTTATTCCTCGGTGGCGGGGACGTCGACGGATCACTGTACGGGCTCCGGGGATCCATCCCCAAGGCCTACGGCGTGGATCGCAGAGCCGACGAGTTCTGCATCGACATGATCCATCGAACCCTCGGGCAGGACCAACCGCTGCTTGCCATCTGCCGCGGATCCCAACTATTCAATGTTGCGCTCGGCGGAACACTGGTGCCGGACATCGTGCCCTCGACCCTGCACCAGGGGCAGCCCGGGCAGCCGATGTTCCTCAACGAATCGGTGTCCCTGGCCGCGGGCAGCAAGATCAGGTCCATCTTGGGACGCGAACGGGTCACCGTTCGTTCCGGACACCACCAGGCGGTGGACCAAGTGGCTCCGGGCCTGGTGGTCAGCGCCGTGGCCGATGACGGGATCATTGAAGGCACCGAACACCCGGGGTACTCCTGGGCAGTGGCGGTGCAATGGCATCCGGAAGACCGTGACGGATCGGACGCGGACCGCCGGGCGATCTTCGGTGCCCTCGTGGAACAAGCCGTCCTTCGGCGCCGGCAGCTGGCCCGGCAGGCCTGA
- a CDS encoding APC family permease, translating into MSIESREAPEAKPHDLDEDAAHLASLGYKYETQFKREMTFWGNVSLGFTYLSPVVGIYSLFAIALGTAGPPMIWSLVIVGAGQLFVAMVFGEVVSNYPVAGGVYPWSRRLWGRKWGWMNGWVYLAALLTTIASVAYGAGPYLAAFLGLESSVNATILAALVIIALATCLNLLGTGVLNKVAMLGLIAELGGAIVVGLWLIIGHRNHDLSVLFDSFGAGEGSDYFVAFAAAGLIGIFQYYGFEACGDVAEEVPNPGRTIPKAMRMTIYIGGAAAMFVCLSLILAVPDFGAVISGADSDPLVGVLMAAFGPVGYKVVLGVVLISFVSCVLSLQAAASRLTYSMARDGILPFSGLLARFSENRHVPPYALLIAGIFPALVVIGSKISEDALVAIISFAAMGMYLGFQMVVLASLRARLKGWKPAGKYQLGRWGMPVTVMAMLWGVLGMINMAWPRTPEAGWFANYIVLISSIFVLGIGLVYLVLRKPHLKGDAPAADAIKQQRATAGN; encoded by the coding sequence GTGTCCATAGAGTCACGTGAAGCACCCGAGGCCAAGCCCCACGATCTTGACGAAGATGCGGCGCATTTGGCGTCGCTCGGCTACAAGTATGAAACCCAGTTCAAACGTGAAATGACGTTCTGGGGAAACGTCTCCTTGGGATTCACCTATCTGTCGCCCGTCGTAGGGATCTATTCCCTATTCGCAATTGCTTTGGGCACCGCCGGACCGCCGATGATCTGGTCCTTGGTCATTGTTGGCGCAGGACAGCTCTTCGTCGCCATGGTCTTTGGTGAAGTGGTGTCGAACTATCCGGTGGCCGGCGGCGTCTACCCATGGTCGAGACGGCTGTGGGGCCGCAAATGGGGCTGGATGAATGGTTGGGTTTACCTCGCCGCGCTACTGACCACCATCGCCTCCGTGGCCTACGGAGCTGGCCCGTACCTCGCAGCATTCCTCGGTCTGGAAAGCAGCGTCAACGCAACAATTCTGGCAGCGCTTGTCATCATCGCCCTGGCGACGTGCCTGAACCTTCTTGGCACCGGAGTGCTGAACAAGGTCGCAATGCTCGGCCTGATCGCGGAACTCGGCGGTGCCATCGTTGTAGGCCTCTGGCTGATCATCGGTCACCGCAACCACGACCTATCAGTGCTCTTTGACTCCTTCGGCGCTGGTGAAGGATCCGACTACTTCGTGGCATTCGCCGCGGCCGGACTCATCGGGATCTTCCAGTACTACGGATTCGAAGCATGCGGCGACGTCGCCGAGGAAGTCCCGAATCCCGGCCGCACCATCCCCAAGGCCATGCGCATGACCATCTACATAGGGGGAGCCGCAGCAATGTTCGTCTGTCTCTCCCTGATCCTCGCCGTCCCCGATTTCGGCGCCGTGATTTCGGGTGCCGACTCCGATCCACTCGTTGGCGTACTGATGGCTGCCTTCGGCCCGGTCGGATACAAGGTCGTCCTCGGAGTCGTTCTGATTTCCTTCGTCTCCTGCGTCTTGAGCCTGCAGGCCGCCGCAAGCCGCCTGACCTACTCAATGGCGCGCGACGGTATTCTACCGTTCAGCGGCCTGCTCGCACGGTTCAGCGAGAACCGCCACGTACCGCCGTACGCATTGCTGATCGCTGGCATATTTCCCGCGCTGGTGGTGATCGGTTCCAAGATCTCCGAAGACGCACTGGTCGCCATCATCTCCTTCGCCGCCATGGGCATGTATCTGGGCTTCCAAATGGTCGTACTGGCATCCCTGCGTGCCCGGCTCAAGGGCTGGAAGCCGGCCGGCAAGTACCAGCTCGGACGCTGGGGCATGCCCGTGACCGTGATGGCCATGCTCTGGGGCGTGCTGGGCATGATCAACATGGCTTGGCCGCGCACACCGGAAGCTGGATGGTTCGCCAATTACATCGTCTTGATTTCCTCGATCTTCGTGCTGGGAATCGGCCTCGTGTATCTGGTCCTTCGCAAGCCACATCTCAAGGGCGATGCCCCGGCCGCAGACGCCATCAAGCAGCAGCGAGCCACCGCCGGCAACTAG
- a CDS encoding NAD(P)/FAD-dependent oxidoreductase: MVQRIIVAGASLGGLRAAEQLRAAGWTGEILVIGEEEHPPYNRPPLSKDVLAAPGTPEEALAKLAFRPRRSATGIQWRLGTRITASNLAARTITLDSGEELDFDGLVVATGLRPARVAAPGPRAGRHVLRSIDDALALHEALRPGTRVGVIGSGFIGCESAATAASLGCAVTLVEGRTGPMERPLGHALSSGVRDMLAQRGVDCRQAVSVVAYRGTESCTGMELSDGSVIDVDVIVEAVGSRANVEWLQGNGFDLVDGVECDSHLRVLGIAGQPIPGVVAVGDIARYPDDRNGLPARRVEHWATPTDTAKIAAPALVAGLSGQPPAEAPAPLPSFWTDIFGTRINGVGSPALAEETRVLEGDPDRPHAGVAVGYYRGDTLIGVVNAGLPASRNLHYRQLVLDAGALVTI; this comes from the coding sequence ATGGTCCAGCGGATCATTGTCGCCGGCGCCTCGCTCGGGGGTCTGCGCGCAGCCGAACAGCTGAGGGCCGCCGGCTGGACAGGAGAGATCCTGGTCATTGGCGAGGAAGAGCACCCACCCTACAACCGGCCGCCGCTCTCCAAAGACGTCTTGGCGGCCCCCGGGACCCCGGAGGAAGCCCTGGCCAAACTGGCCTTCCGTCCCAGACGCAGCGCCACCGGAATCCAATGGCGGTTGGGAACCCGGATCACTGCATCCAATTTGGCGGCACGCACCATCACCTTGGACAGCGGGGAGGAACTCGACTTCGACGGCTTGGTCGTTGCCACCGGTCTGCGGCCCGCACGGGTCGCTGCGCCCGGTCCGCGGGCAGGGCGTCACGTGCTTCGCAGCATCGACGATGCATTGGCCTTGCATGAAGCACTCCGGCCGGGAACCCGGGTGGGCGTCATCGGTTCGGGGTTCATCGGATGCGAAAGCGCTGCCACCGCAGCATCACTGGGGTGTGCGGTGACGCTGGTGGAAGGGCGCACGGGCCCCATGGAGCGCCCATTGGGCCATGCACTCTCCTCCGGCGTGAGGGACATGCTCGCGCAACGCGGCGTGGACTGTCGGCAGGCGGTGTCCGTAGTCGCCTATCGGGGCACCGAATCCTGCACGGGCATGGAGCTTTCCGATGGCAGCGTGATCGACGTCGACGTCATCGTCGAAGCCGTCGGTTCACGTGCCAACGTTGAATGGCTGCAGGGCAACGGATTTGACCTCGTCGACGGCGTGGAATGCGACAGCCACTTACGGGTCCTGGGAATAGCTGGGCAACCGATTCCTGGAGTCGTCGCCGTCGGGGATATTGCACGGTACCCGGACGACCGCAACGGGCTTCCGGCCCGGCGGGTGGAGCACTGGGCGACCCCCACAGACACCGCCAAGATCGCGGCGCCGGCGCTTGTCGCCGGGCTCTCAGGGCAGCCTCCAGCAGAGGCACCCGCTCCGCTCCCGTCGTTCTGGACCGACATCTTCGGGACCCGGATCAACGGCGTCGGTTCCCCTGCCCTGGCCGAGGAAACCCGGGTTTTGGAGGGCGACCCGGACCGGCCCCACGCCGGAGTGGCAGTGGGGTACTACCGGGGAGACACACTCATCGGCGTCGTCAATGCCGGCCTACCGGCATCCAGGAATCTGCATTACCGCCAGCTGGTGCTCGACGCCGGCGCGCTTGTCACCATCTAA
- a CDS encoding cation diffusion facilitator family transporter, with the protein MSHDHDHGLATTNRKKLAWAFGITATILVAEVIGALLTNSLALLVDAAHMLTDTTGLLLALTAATLIMRKPTAKRTWGFRRAEVLSATLQSTLLLGVGIYALVDGIRRLFQPAEIAGSGLLIFGIIGLLGNVASMLVLASGKDDNLNMRAAFLEVVNDALGSVAVIISAIVISTTGWMQADSIAAMLIAILIIPRALKLLGETTHILLESTPKGLDLEDVRAHLVAHPQVLAVHDLHASQIASNLPILSAHVVVEDAAFHTGAAATLLGELQSCVAEHFEVSIEHSTFQIESYSHQTPEHGRHD; encoded by the coding sequence ATGAGCCACGACCACGACCACGGCCTGGCAACGACCAACCGAAAGAAACTTGCCTGGGCCTTCGGCATCACCGCGACGATCCTCGTGGCCGAGGTCATTGGTGCACTGTTGACCAACTCGCTGGCATTGCTCGTCGACGCCGCGCACATGCTCACCGATACCACGGGCCTGCTGCTGGCACTCACGGCGGCCACCCTGATCATGCGCAAGCCCACGGCCAAGAGAACCTGGGGATTCCGCCGCGCCGAGGTGCTCTCGGCAACACTCCAGTCGACCCTGTTGCTGGGGGTGGGCATCTACGCGCTCGTCGACGGCATCCGCCGCCTCTTCCAGCCGGCGGAAATCGCCGGCAGCGGGCTGCTCATTTTCGGCATCATCGGCCTGCTCGGCAACGTCGCCTCGATGCTGGTCCTCGCCTCGGGCAAGGACGACAACCTGAACATGCGAGCGGCATTCCTGGAGGTCGTCAACGACGCCCTGGGCTCGGTCGCCGTGATCATCTCCGCGATCGTCATCTCCACCACCGGCTGGATGCAGGCCGACTCGATCGCCGCCATGCTGATCGCGATCCTGATCATCCCGCGCGCGTTGAAGCTGCTGGGGGAGACCACGCACATCCTGCTGGAATCCACGCCCAAGGGACTGGACCTCGAGGACGTCCGGGCCCACCTGGTTGCGCACCCCCAGGTGCTCGCCGTCCACGACCTGCACGCCAGCCAGATCGCCTCGAACCTGCCGATCCTCTCGGCCCACGTGGTGGTCGAGGACGCGGCGTTCCACACCGGTGCCGCGGCCACCCTGCTGGGGGAATTGCAGTCCTGCGTGGCCGAGCACTTCGAGGTCAGCATCGAACACTCCACTTTCCAGATCGAGTCCTACAGCCACCAGACCCCGGAGCACGGGCGGCACGACTGA
- a CDS encoding glutamine synthetase family protein gives MTLQAIRTETDAMMDREAFFRHQASNLEPRVVKDLAAKIEAAGVEYIYYALPTIGSRVVAKMVPANHFRRNLEKGIAFHRTALSDLQNDRHGNLIGGGIEAREFWALPEPDSFVVLPWDTSVARIFCTAYEPPHLPEVGGRPLAIDTRSLLARTHAAFTERTGFEVRSGTEPEMTWEGPGLEVVKRPGSSPAYQVENLERMRPIYKKLVTYSKAMGLDMIEGDYEDDGQLELNWMYDRVENTADRLVTYRQICKQVAREFGVTASFMPKPYNGQMGNGCHHNLSLWDGDTNVIEDAGRVELHVSETARHAIGGMLAHAQGSMAVMASTVNSYKRFWDAGQFAPSTANWGLDSRGCLIRISANGRMEYRVPDAAVNPYLSHTLLIASMEDGINRKLEPGAPDEACDSAPALGAQLPLTLGDAVGAFVSDTYLTSQLPADLVSIYTKLKEEEWARYCGSITEWDREMYWETMP, from the coding sequence ATGACCTTGCAAGCAATCCGCACCGAAACCGACGCCATGATGGACCGTGAAGCCTTCTTCCGGCACCAGGCCAGCAACCTCGAGCCCCGGGTCGTCAAGGACCTTGCAGCGAAGATCGAGGCCGCAGGGGTCGAGTACATCTACTACGCCCTGCCCACCATCGGCTCGCGCGTTGTGGCCAAGATGGTTCCGGCCAACCACTTCCGCCGCAACCTGGAAAAGGGCATCGCCTTCCACCGCACGGCGCTCTCCGACCTGCAGAACGACCGCCACGGCAACTTGATCGGCGGCGGCATCGAGGCCCGCGAGTTCTGGGCACTGCCGGAGCCGGATTCATTCGTGGTATTGCCTTGGGACACCTCGGTGGCCCGGATCTTCTGCACCGCCTACGAGCCCCCGCACCTGCCGGAGGTTGGTGGCCGTCCGCTGGCCATCGACACGCGCTCGTTGCTGGCACGGACCCACGCCGCGTTCACGGAACGAACCGGGTTTGAGGTGCGTTCGGGCACCGAACCCGAAATGACGTGGGAAGGCCCCGGTCTCGAAGTCGTCAAGCGTCCCGGCTCCAGCCCCGCCTACCAGGTGGAAAATCTCGAGCGCATGCGCCCGATCTACAAGAAGCTCGTCACGTATTCCAAGGCCATGGGCCTGGACATGATCGAGGGCGACTACGAGGACGACGGCCAGCTCGAACTGAACTGGATGTACGACCGCGTGGAAAACACCGCCGACCGACTGGTCACCTACCGGCAGATATGCAAGCAGGTCGCCCGCGAATTCGGGGTCACCGCCTCGTTCATGCCCAAGCCCTACAACGGCCAGATGGGCAACGGCTGCCACCACAACCTCAGCCTCTGGGACGGGGACACCAACGTCATCGAAGACGCCGGACGCGTGGAACTGCATGTCTCGGAAACCGCCCGGCACGCCATCGGCGGCATGCTGGCCCACGCCCAGGGATCCATGGCCGTGATGGCCTCCACTGTGAACTCCTACAAGCGGTTCTGGGACGCCGGGCAATTTGCTCCCTCCACCGCCAACTGGGGCCTTGACTCGCGTGGCTGCCTGATCCGCATCTCCGCCAACGGCCGGATGGAGTACCGGGTGCCGGACGCCGCGGTGAACCCCTACCTGTCCCACACCCTGCTCATCGCCTCGATGGAAGACGGGATCAACCGCAAGCTCGAGCCGGGGGCCCCCGACGAGGCTTGTGACAGCGCACCCGCACTCGGGGCGCAGCTTCCGCTGACCCTCGGCGACGCCGTTGGGGCGTTCGTCTCGGACACCTACCTGACCTCGCAGCTTCCTGCAGACCTGGTATCCATCTACACCAAGCTCAAGGAAGAAGAATGGGCCCGCTACTGCGGGTCGATCACCGAATGGGACCGTGAAATGTACTGGGAGACGATGCCGTAA
- a CDS encoding gamma-glutamyl-gamma-aminobutyrate hydrolase family protein, whose product MSAGATTGRRPLIGVPGMWSGKVQGMRFAGTAVAVEVLRSIDRAGGEPVVLFPGSSESAAEQVARLDGVVIPGGADIDPRRYGNEPDEHYWPADYEGQDEFEAEILRACLETGTPTLAICRGLQLLNVVHGGTLVGHLEPGTVEHRGAEHPVTCDPGTLLGLVLGTAAVMTSSYHHQAVDRVGDGLRVSATATDGVIEGLEVPGAPLLAVQWHPEDLAASSSTDHALFTWVVETSRTRRSDFSATDQTNILEAIKL is encoded by the coding sequence ATGAGCGCCGGTGCGACGACGGGCCGACGCCCGTTGATCGGTGTCCCGGGCATGTGGTCGGGCAAGGTCCAGGGCATGCGCTTCGCCGGCACCGCAGTCGCGGTGGAAGTCCTGCGGTCGATCGACCGGGCCGGAGGGGAACCCGTGGTCCTGTTTCCTGGCAGCAGCGAATCAGCGGCCGAACAGGTTGCACGGCTCGACGGCGTGGTCATTCCCGGCGGTGCCGACATCGACCCCCGCCGCTACGGAAACGAGCCCGACGAACATTACTGGCCGGCCGACTACGAGGGGCAGGACGAATTCGAGGCAGAGATCCTGCGGGCCTGTCTGGAGACGGGAACCCCGACCTTGGCGATTTGCCGGGGCTTGCAACTGCTCAACGTGGTTCATGGCGGAACGTTGGTGGGGCACCTGGAACCCGGCACGGTCGAACACCGAGGCGCCGAACACCCGGTGACCTGCGATCCGGGGACGCTCCTTGGATTGGTGTTGGGCACTGCCGCCGTGATGACATCCTCGTACCATCACCAGGCCGTGGACCGGGTCGGCGACGGGCTGAGGGTTTCCGCCACGGCCACGGACGGGGTCATCGAGGGACTGGAGGTTCCGGGCGCCCCGCTGCTTGCCGTCCAATGGCACCCCGAGGATCTGGCCGCTTCCTCGTCCACCGACCATGCGCTGTTCACTTGGGTGGTCGAAACATCCCGGACCCGCCGGAGCGATTTCTCAGCAACCGATCAAACGAACATATTGGAGGCAATTAAACTATGA
- a CDS encoding ABC transporter substrate-binding protein codes for MTTLKLACIDAVAPPLFSLIDGNGQRTGYEPAAAELVASRMGLTVEWVVMGWDEMLPAVRDHRVDAVWCGQGIIPERQAVVDFTRPYAVFDETVLVRKDDPARTPADLVGYRVAAIDGSANMALARTFEGAVIVPFSGDTVYEDMLAAVADSSVDAMVDDDVVLVPLGDDPRYDVAFTVATRNPWGIGVAKGNPGLREEFNAALAEVIADGSLREVWDTWMPGLVFPLEHGVKATAGRSA; via the coding sequence ATGACAACGCTGAAACTGGCCTGCATCGACGCTGTCGCACCCCCGCTCTTTTCGCTGATCGATGGCAACGGCCAACGCACCGGCTACGAACCCGCCGCAGCGGAGCTGGTGGCCTCACGCATGGGCCTTACGGTCGAATGGGTCGTCATGGGATGGGACGAGATGCTGCCCGCGGTTCGAGACCACCGGGTGGATGCGGTGTGGTGCGGGCAGGGCATCATTCCCGAGCGCCAGGCCGTGGTGGACTTCACCCGCCCGTATGCAGTGTTCGACGAGACGGTCCTGGTCCGCAAGGACGATCCCGCCCGCACCCCGGCCGACCTGGTCGGCTACCGGGTGGCCGCCATCGACGGCAGCGCCAACATGGCCCTGGCCCGGACCTTCGAGGGAGCGGTCATCGTTCCCTTTAGCGGTGACACCGTCTACGAAGACATGCTGGCTGCGGTCGCCGATTCGAGCGTGGACGCAATGGTTGATGACGATGTGGTGCTGGTGCCTCTGGGCGATGACCCGCGCTACGATGTTGCCTTCACCGTGGCCACCCGCAACCCGTGGGGGATCGGGGTCGCCAAGGGCAACCCGGGGCTGCGCGAGGAATTCAACGCCGCGCTCGCGGAGGTGATCGCCGACGGCAGCCTGCGCGAGGTGTGGGACACCTGGATGCCCGGGCTCGTCTTCCCGCTGGAGCACGGGGTAAAGGCAACCGCGGGCAGGTCGGCATGA
- a CDS encoding cache domain-containing protein has protein sequence MSPSQPAVVALGSIAKWFNDASADTYALASAVSDLFTLGPAPGVPVAKNELAGLKVLACAFLKDHPFAVGSGATFASAVVSEGQGLLEWWSPGPQGVEKLQFDLDPGGERFYDYERLPFFTSAERTGEETVWGPYVDYLGSDEYILTHAAPFYIHGEFAGVAGYDVTVRVLEDIFLPIMRSIPGDAALLNASNRVIIGNSGAYLVGERIKSAPDGSDIVPMDVPHLGFSMLVPS, from the coding sequence ATGAGTCCCTCCCAACCGGCGGTTGTGGCCTTGGGGTCCATCGCGAAATGGTTCAATGACGCATCGGCGGACACCTACGCGTTGGCCTCCGCGGTCAGCGACCTGTTCACGCTCGGCCCGGCCCCCGGCGTACCCGTTGCAAAAAACGAGCTTGCCGGATTGAAGGTCCTGGCCTGTGCCTTCCTGAAGGATCACCCATTCGCGGTGGGGTCCGGGGCAACGTTCGCCTCGGCGGTTGTCAGTGAAGGCCAGGGCCTGCTCGAATGGTGGTCGCCGGGACCGCAGGGGGTCGAGAAGCTGCAGTTTGACCTCGACCCGGGCGGAGAACGGTTTTATGACTACGAACGGCTTCCCTTTTTCACCTCCGCCGAACGAACCGGCGAGGAGACCGTTTGGGGCCCGTATGTCGATTACTTGGGTTCGGACGAATACATCCTTACCCACGCCGCTCCGTTCTATATCCACGGAGAATTTGCGGGTGTGGCGGGCTATGACGTCACGGTGCGGGTGCTGGAGGATATCTTCCTGCCGATAATGCGTTCGATTCCCGGGGACGCGGCGCTGCTGAATGCCAGTAACCGGGTCATCATCGGCAATTCTGGCGCTTACCTTGTCGGAGAGCGGATCAAGTCCGCTCCGGACGGAAGCGACATCGTTCCGATGGACGTCCCTCATCTGGGCTTCTCCATGCTGGTCCCGTCATAG
- a CDS encoding FadR/GntR family transcriptional regulator → MSFQSQIYRSLPELERSDAIVNRISKAITLGMLRVGERLPNELEMSEMFGVAVATLRDALAVLREHGIVETRRGRNGGTFILKQPQFQMEAMRDWLMSTSIAEIRDLGDEQSAIAAATVRLACDRAEPHELERLQDMARALVLADDAQSRARADSRFHIELAVTAQSTRLANAEIRLQAETVEVLWSPLAGDFDAERATAEHLALVRAIADNRSQQGQQLVIEHIRRNTHHLIDTKLALSYSTDSKETE, encoded by the coding sequence ATGTCTTTCCAATCGCAGATTTATCGCTCACTGCCTGAGCTGGAGCGCTCCGACGCCATCGTCAACCGCATCTCCAAGGCGATAACGCTTGGCATGTTGCGCGTCGGAGAACGCCTACCCAACGAACTCGAGATGTCCGAGATGTTCGGGGTTGCCGTAGCCACCCTTCGAGACGCACTTGCCGTCTTGCGCGAGCACGGGATCGTGGAAACGAGACGTGGGCGCAATGGCGGAACATTCATCCTGAAACAACCGCAATTCCAGATGGAAGCCATGAGGGATTGGCTAATGTCCACCTCAATTGCCGAGATCAGGGATCTGGGCGACGAGCAGTCAGCCATTGCCGCCGCGACCGTACGGTTGGCGTGCGACCGGGCCGAGCCTCACGAATTGGAGAGGCTGCAGGACATGGCTCGCGCCTTGGTGCTGGCAGACGATGCGCAGTCCAGGGCACGGGCCGACAGCCGCTTCCACATCGAACTGGCCGTGACAGCCCAATCGACCCGCTTGGCCAACGCAGAGATTCGCTTGCAGGCCGAAACGGTGGAGGTGTTGTGGTCGCCGCTGGCGGGCGACTTTGACGCCGAACGGGCCACCGCGGAACACCTTGCCTTGGTGCGCGCCATCGCAGACAACCGTAGCCAGCAAGGTCAGCAACTGGTGATTGAGCATATCCGGCGCAATACGCACCATCTCATCGACACGAAGTTGGCACTGAGCTACTCGACCGATTCAAAGGAGACCGAATGA
- a CDS encoding ferredoxin produces the protein MAQITVDRTLCDNHGQCAIAAPKVFSMNDEGILEYKESFDDALLDEVEEAIDVCPVQAIFLKD, from the coding sequence ATGGCACAGATCACCGTCGACCGCACGCTTTGCGACAACCATGGCCAATGCGCCATTGCGGCCCCCAAGGTCTTTTCGATGAACGACGAGGGGATCCTGGAATACAAGGAGTCCTTCGACGATGCGCTGCTCGACGAGGTCGAAGAAGCCATCGACGTATGCCCGGTCCAAGCCATCTTCCTGAAGGACTAG
- a CDS encoding cytochrome P450 has product MSVEIVPNQLAVPYLDISDPSFAMQSEELRNARGASWYARTNYGIAVLRYEEVSKLLKSPKLIQGSAKWPAHNGIHGGLFFEWWTKNLLVLEGEDHHRIRRLLNPAFSPRLIKDLVPRFQALANELIDDFIDKGECEFIGDFAEPYATRVLTILLGIDESEWPTIARLASTIGLALGVTFKQDLDKVDAAVAELYAYAEDLIKDRQANPGEDFVSRLVLASRDGDKLNDEELRNALVLLIFGGMDTTRNQLGLAMQSFMRNPDQWELLAERPELGPKAVEEVMRTNPTVTWVTREAVEDFTYQGLEIAAGTTVHLFTQASGTDPLAFPNPELDLLGEHPAHYGFGGGVHHCLGHFVARADMSEALPLLASRLGNPRLTGGDEWLPDSGNTGPIRLPIGFTKRG; this is encoded by the coding sequence ATGAGTGTCGAAATCGTCCCGAACCAGCTTGCCGTACCCTACCTAGACATTTCCGATCCGAGCTTCGCCATGCAATCGGAGGAACTACGCAACGCCCGAGGAGCCAGCTGGTACGCAAGAACCAACTATGGCATCGCCGTGCTGCGCTATGAAGAAGTCAGCAAACTGCTCAAGAGCCCCAAGCTCATCCAGGGCAGTGCCAAGTGGCCGGCACACAACGGTATACACGGCGGGTTGTTCTTCGAGTGGTGGACCAAGAACCTGCTTGTATTGGAGGGCGAAGACCACCACCGAATACGGCGCCTGCTCAACCCGGCATTCTCCCCCCGGCTCATCAAGGACCTCGTCCCGCGTTTCCAGGCGCTGGCAAACGAGCTGATCGATGACTTCATCGACAAGGGTGAGTGCGAATTCATCGGCGACTTTGCCGAGCCCTACGCCACCCGCGTGCTGACCATCCTGTTGGGCATCGACGAGAGCGAATGGCCCACGATCGCCCGGTTGGCCTCCACCATCGGGCTGGCCCTGGGCGTCACTTTCAAGCAGGACCTGGACAAGGTCGACGCGGCAGTGGCCGAGCTCTACGCCTACGCGGAGGATCTCATCAAAGACCGCCAAGCAAATCCGGGAGAGGACTTCGTCTCCAGACTGGTGTTGGCAAGCCGGGACGGCGACAAGCTCAACGACGAAGAGCTCCGCAACGCACTAGTGCTACTGATCTTCGGAGGCATGGACACCACCCGCAACCAACTGGGCCTAGCCATGCAGTCCTTCATGCGCAACCCGGACCAATGGGAACTGCTGGCCGAACGGCCGGAGCTTGGGCCCAAGGCCGTCGAAGAGGTCATGCGCACCAACCCGACCGTCACTTGGGTGACCCGCGAGGCCGTGGAGGACTTCACCTACCAGGGGCTCGAGATCGCAGCGGGCACCACGGTGCACCTGTTCACCCAGGCCTCCGGCACCGACCCGCTTGCGTTCCCGAACCCTGAACTGGACCTGCTGGGCGAGCACCCGGCCCATTATGGGTTCGGTGGCGGAGTCCACCACTGTCTGGGACACTTCGTGGCCCGCGCGGACATGAGCGAGGCCCTGCCTTTGCTGGCCAGCCGCCTTGGCAATCCACGCCTGACTGGCGGGGACGAATGGCTGCCCGACTCGGGCAACACCGGCCCTATCCGGTTGCCAATTGGATTCACCAAACGAGGCTAA